One genomic window of Polyangium aurulentum includes the following:
- a CDS encoding RNA 2'-phosphotransferase, which translates to MNIVELSKTLSWLLRHGAREAGVSMDAAGWVPVAQVLRHLRIDRATLDHVIATNNKSRIELDGERVRACQGHSTENMPVTPEALEASWRPYTDAGSLWHGTTVEATIPIAREGLWPQRRTHVHLAPSLESKVGKRSVTPVVLEISTERLRQAGQGVWEAQNGVVLARHVPPAAIVGLVCTTRAARGVEGELRARFGLTS; encoded by the coding sequence ATGAACATCGTAGAGCTTAGCAAGACCCTCTCCTGGCTCCTGCGCCACGGCGCGCGCGAGGCCGGCGTCTCGATGGACGCGGCCGGCTGGGTCCCCGTCGCCCAGGTGCTGCGACACCTGCGCATCGACCGCGCGACCCTCGACCACGTCATCGCGACCAACAACAAAAGCCGCATCGAGCTCGACGGCGAGCGCGTGCGCGCATGCCAGGGCCATTCGACCGAGAACATGCCCGTCACGCCCGAAGCCCTGGAGGCGTCGTGGCGGCCCTACACGGACGCGGGGAGCCTGTGGCACGGCACCACGGTCGAGGCGACGATCCCCATCGCGCGCGAGGGGCTGTGGCCGCAGCGGCGCACCCACGTCCACCTCGCCCCGAGCCTCGAGAGCAAGGTCGGGAAACGCTCGGTGACCCCCGTCGTGCTCGAGATCTCCACCGAGCGGCTTCGACAGGCGGGCCAGGGCGTCTGGGAAGCGCAAAACGGCGTCGTGCTCGCGAGGCACGTGCCCCCGGCGGCCATCGTGGGCCTTGTCTGCACGACGCGCGCAGCGCGAGGGGTCGAGGGCGAGCTGCGCGCGCGCTTCGGCCTGACCTCGTAG
- a CDS encoding SPW repeat domain-containing protein, which yields MKILSPRVHGYLDYLVVALLFLAPTLFGFGGIAASICYVLAPIQLVMSLLTAYPLGVAKVIPFPVHGGIELVTSIGLLAAPWLFGFSALDNARNFFIVAAVGLGLVWATTNYVSARTTTTNRIGIGL from the coding sequence ATGAAGATCCTGTCACCGCGTGTTCACGGATATCTGGATTATCTGGTCGTCGCGTTGCTGTTCCTGGCGCCGACGCTGTTCGGCTTCGGCGGGATCGCCGCGTCGATCTGCTACGTCCTCGCGCCGATCCAGCTCGTGATGTCGCTCCTCACGGCCTACCCGCTGGGCGTCGCCAAGGTGATTCCCTTCCCGGTGCACGGCGGTATCGAGCTCGTGACCAGCATCGGCCTCCTCGCGGCGCCCTGGCTCTTCGGGTTCTCCGCGCTGGATAACGCCCGCAACTTCTTCATCGTCGCCGCCGTCGGCCTCGGCCTCGTCTGGGCCACGACCAACTACGTCTCGGCCCGCACGACCACGACGAACCGCATCGGCATCGGCCTGTAA
- a CDS encoding Mov34/MPN/PAD-1 family protein translates to MGASFDAPWMGGGLRLTRAVVRALEEDARARYTKDEEACGYLVGPADDALLCDEIAPLPNLAARLHQIDPETFFRSARTFFAFEEKKLDQAVRSGRAAGRPVKVIYHSHLDAGAYFSATDAAVMSGGDPPAREGQPGRLGPGPQWPVAFLVTSVRAGANGPVVDEHKLFVWMDKRFVEAPFVIVEG, encoded by the coding sequence ATGGGGGCGAGCTTCGACGCGCCGTGGATGGGCGGGGGTCTGCGTTTGACGCGCGCGGTCGTGCGGGCGCTCGAGGAGGATGCGCGCGCGCGGTACACGAAGGACGAGGAGGCGTGCGGATACCTCGTGGGGCCGGCCGATGACGCGCTGCTCTGTGACGAGATCGCGCCATTGCCGAATCTTGCGGCGAGGCTGCACCAGATCGATCCGGAGACGTTCTTCCGCTCGGCGCGGACGTTCTTCGCGTTCGAGGAGAAGAAGCTCGACCAGGCGGTGCGGAGCGGGCGAGCGGCCGGGCGACCCGTGAAGGTGATTTATCACTCGCACCTCGACGCCGGCGCATACTTCAGCGCCACCGACGCGGCCGTGATGTCGGGCGGAGATCCGCCGGCGCGTGAAGGGCAGCCGGGCAGGCTCGGTCCGGGGCCGCAGTGGCCCGTGGCATTCCTGGTGACGAGCGTGCGCGCGGGTGCAAATGGGCCCGTGGTCGACGAGCACAAGCTGTTCGTATGGATGGACAAACGGTTCGTGGAGGCGCCGTTCGTGATCGTGGAGGGGTGA
- a CDS encoding type VI secretion system Vgr family protein, which translates to MTTNHATIEIASGDALDVRTFAIKQGISQLFNIEVRAVSRSLDIDFDEVIGKPASLSLRTSHAAPSWQGICSQIEQLRVDAQGLATYALTIQPRAWMMTQRKNYRIFQFETELDIVKKMLGEWGVQFEERLDPANYKPRKYRCQYGETDFAFMSRMLEDAGACYYFEQKDGQSILVLDDAPHARDLKKPQLRFHDAPTTIDDEFVTRVSIAQRVRPGKVTIADLDYRKPATNQPRLSATGGLPQEQELEQFHYEPGAFLYKSEGGGSTPSADDRGSSRTDEQLGNAKTQNRLHGKRGSAKRITFESNALDLAPGLITSVVNHPHRVLAAGSLLVTDALIEGDHDSEWRVHAEVVPTDTPYKPDTKTARPKVTGLESATVVGPEGEEIHTDEYGRVRVQFHWDREGKRNETSSCWIPSSQPWAGAGFGGVNLPRIGQEVLVEFLGGDPDRPVVVGRVFTETQPPPYKLPDFKKVSGLRSESSPRVVSGAADGDSGAGMPSMGGILGGNATPLGNAGIAEALNHPFFGAKSPDQQTHAWRGNEVSFFDQPGKQQLYLQAERDMNVVVKNSQTSVISNVRSAQVGTDDVLSVGHKQLNVIGDNQMTSVGGDRSVYVVKNQSHVVTGDISVEGQSNQTYDITETFKSTSKVHHFISQEKIILQVGSSTIVMQPNFIVIQADDVFINPGAEDTRKAMDGDRPEKPEERQDRERFEQNREAARQAWLFANNYLKEPMVQQGRANLGLNTPESDQEFLQHHFDSKYRTFGGTPGDTEAIRQGKELAELEMQ; encoded by the coding sequence ATGACCACGAATCACGCCACCATCGAGATCGCCAGCGGCGACGCCCTCGACGTCCGCACCTTCGCCATCAAGCAGGGCATCAGCCAGCTCTTCAACATCGAGGTGCGCGCCGTCTCGCGGAGCCTCGATATCGACTTCGACGAGGTCATCGGCAAGCCCGCGAGCCTGTCCTTGCGCACCTCCCACGCCGCGCCCTCCTGGCAGGGCATCTGCTCGCAGATCGAGCAGCTCCGCGTCGACGCGCAGGGCCTTGCCACCTATGCGCTCACGATCCAGCCCCGCGCCTGGATGATGACCCAGCGCAAGAACTACCGCATCTTCCAGTTCGAGACCGAGCTGGACATCGTGAAGAAGATGCTCGGCGAGTGGGGCGTGCAGTTCGAGGAGCGACTCGATCCGGCCAACTACAAGCCGCGCAAGTATCGCTGCCAGTACGGCGAGACCGATTTCGCGTTCATGAGCCGCATGCTCGAGGACGCCGGCGCCTGCTACTACTTCGAGCAGAAAGACGGCCAGAGCATCCTGGTCCTCGACGACGCCCCGCACGCGCGCGATCTCAAAAAGCCGCAGCTCCGCTTCCACGACGCGCCGACCACCATCGACGACGAGTTCGTCACGCGCGTCTCCATCGCCCAGCGCGTGCGCCCCGGCAAGGTCACGATCGCCGATCTCGACTACCGCAAGCCCGCCACCAACCAGCCTCGCCTGAGCGCCACCGGCGGCCTGCCGCAGGAGCAGGAGCTCGAGCAATTCCATTACGAGCCGGGCGCCTTCCTCTACAAGTCCGAGGGCGGCGGCAGCACGCCCTCGGCCGACGATCGCGGCAGCTCGCGCACCGACGAGCAGCTCGGCAACGCCAAGACCCAGAACCGCCTGCACGGCAAGCGCGGCTCGGCCAAGCGAATCACGTTCGAGTCGAACGCGCTCGACCTCGCCCCCGGCCTCATCACGAGCGTCGTCAATCACCCGCACCGCGTCCTCGCCGCGGGCTCGCTGCTCGTCACCGACGCCCTGATCGAGGGCGATCACGACAGCGAGTGGCGCGTCCACGCCGAGGTCGTCCCGACCGACACCCCCTACAAGCCGGACACCAAGACCGCGCGGCCCAAGGTCACCGGGCTCGAGAGCGCCACCGTGGTCGGCCCCGAGGGCGAGGAGATCCACACCGACGAATACGGCCGCGTCCGCGTGCAATTCCACTGGGATCGCGAGGGCAAGCGCAACGAGACCAGCTCGTGCTGGATCCCCTCGAGCCAGCCCTGGGCGGGCGCCGGCTTCGGCGGCGTCAATCTGCCGCGCATCGGCCAGGAGGTCCTCGTCGAGTTTTTGGGCGGCGATCCCGATCGCCCCGTCGTGGTCGGCCGCGTCTTCACCGAGACCCAGCCGCCGCCGTACAAGCTGCCCGATTTCAAGAAGGTGAGCGGCCTGCGCTCCGAGTCGAGCCCGCGCGTGGTCTCCGGCGCCGCCGACGGCGACAGCGGCGCGGGGATGCCCTCGATGGGCGGCATCCTCGGCGGCAATGCCACGCCGCTCGGCAATGCGGGCATCGCCGAGGCCCTCAATCACCCCTTCTTCGGGGCGAAATCACCCGACCAGCAGACGCACGCCTGGCGCGGCAACGAGGTGAGCTTCTTCGATCAGCCCGGCAAGCAGCAGCTCTATTTGCAGGCCGAGCGCGACATGAACGTCGTCGTGAAGAACTCGCAGACGAGCGTCATCAGCAACGTGCGCAGCGCCCAGGTCGGCACCGACGACGTGCTCAGCGTGGGTCACAAGCAGCTCAACGTCATCGGCGACAACCAGATGACGAGCGTCGGCGGCGACCGCAGCGTGTATGTCGTCAAGAATCAATCGCACGTGGTCACGGGCGACATCTCGGTCGAGGGGCAGTCGAACCAGACCTACGACATCACCGAGACCTTCAAGTCGACCTCGAAGGTCCACCATTTCATCAGCCAGGAGAAGATCATCCTCCAGGTCGGCAGCTCGACCATCGTGATGCAGCCGAACTTCATCGTGATCCAGGCGGATGACGTGTTCATCAACCCCGGCGCGGAGGACACGCGCAAGGCGATGGACGGCGACCGCCCGGAGAAGCCCGAGGAGAGGCAGGACCGGGAGAGGTTCGAGCAGAATCGCGAGGCAGCCAGACAAGCGTGGTTGTTCGCGAACAACTACCTGAAAGAGCCAATGGTGCAGCAGGGGAGGGCCAACTTGGGATTGAACACTCCAGAGTCCGACCAGGAGTTCCTGCAGCACCATTTCGACAGTAAGTACCGCACTTTCGGTGGCACTCCTGGCGATACAGAGGCGATTCGTCAAGGGAAGGAGCTGGCAGAGCTCGAGATGCAATGA
- a CDS encoding DcrB-related protein yields MNTVTYYMDDVEVAVPAGYRDTTVHSLEWQTADGSRVALVVQRDQNPARPSVDQLFAIAMAEYGKRLPMLHVEEPPAVELPVPHRLAAIRWKKDHDVVYQVQLFVQLADRNLIATFSARPSYREHIDTWVGEFCRSLMVRGSS; encoded by the coding sequence ATGAACACGGTCACCTATTACATGGACGACGTCGAGGTGGCCGTGCCCGCGGGCTACCGCGACACGACGGTCCACTCGCTCGAATGGCAGACCGCGGACGGGAGCCGGGTGGCGCTCGTGGTGCAGCGGGACCAGAACCCGGCGCGCCCCTCGGTCGATCAGCTCTTCGCGATCGCGATGGCCGAATACGGCAAGCGATTGCCCATGCTCCACGTGGAGGAGCCGCCCGCGGTGGAGTTGCCCGTGCCCCACCGCCTGGCGGCCATCCGCTGGAAGAAGGACCACGACGTGGTCTACCAGGTGCAGCTCTTCGTGCAGCTCGCGGATCGCAACCTCATTGCGACCTTCTCGGCGCGGCCGAGCTACCGCGAGCACATCGACACGTGGGTCGGCGAGTTTTGCCGGTCGCTGATGGTCAGGGGTTCGTCGTAG
- a CDS encoding efflux RND transporter permease subunit, whose translation MTRLALRNPLAVLVMSLALMVFSAVVTPRMAVDTFPELTPPVLIVGTLASGLGPKDVEKTITWRLEKFIAATPGVDHIKSESRNSLSIIYVWLKWGTDLNAAQSLVQQQVAFAMSSVPKTLGVLPPFVLQYDPSNAPVIQIAVHGGGLSGPQLYDFAVNTVEPIIEGIPGVASASPNGGRERQINVVVDPMRAQARGVTSGEIAAAVDKANALLPSGRMMAPGFEANVYTNAVAPRVGDIGEAVVKVVDGHPVLVRDVANVEDGGTLPTQFVAIDGQPAVYLNVLRIPGGNTVAIVDQIREALANLPDMPPGLAVQPIFDQSTFVKGAVKGLGREIVQALFLIAGVILLFLQSGRSVLIAAISVPLSFAAILIVLYTTGQSLNAFTLGGLTLAMGPLVDISVVVLESIHKRRQAGDDDATAALRGANLVAGPALAASLCTMAVLLPIVLLTGLAKKLFTPLALTVASAMVAGYLVSMLVTPVACRYLLGHGEPGRIARALERFVERLSNGYASALGRALGQRGAIVGAAAVLVVASIYGATKLPSAFFPEIDESMERAYVRVAPGTSLEESTRIFQEIGQALREELPKGEVELVLMNVGAPSKARAKMNSPNAGPHMGFLRVALAPPEKRKHSQREIADKMRSVIARRFPGVEVLQAPGGLVASVFSNGYMAPLAVEVQGDNLEELDAHARAVAEVAREVPGVRDIYPSLQLDYPELRVATDRQQAGLVGVTARAAAQTTLEATLGNVNAPSVWVDGSNGQSYYVVTAYDRGIITDPERLREVPIRATAAGAVNLGSYGTIERAAGPISIERNHLQRVAHVFMQTEGRDLGTTAAELEERLKTDPRTKGVRFAMAGQVELMRSTFSGLGVALALAVMVVFMIMTTQFKSLRLPLVMLFTIPACLVGIVAALLGAREGLSIPAMMGILMVIGIAVSNGILLVDHANRAFQDGKDAVTAAIEAGRARFTPIAMTSLATIISLLPTAIGLEHGTESNRPLALAVTGGLASSTVLSLFLVPAMFVFFAKRSSEAPLPQE comes from the coding sequence ATGACGCGGCTGGCGCTCCGGAACCCGCTCGCGGTGCTCGTGATGAGCCTCGCGCTGATGGTCTTCTCGGCCGTGGTCACGCCGCGGATGGCCGTCGACACGTTCCCGGAGCTGACCCCGCCGGTGCTCATCGTCGGCACGCTCGCGTCGGGGCTCGGGCCGAAGGACGTCGAGAAGACGATCACCTGGCGGCTCGAGAAGTTCATCGCCGCGACGCCGGGCGTGGACCACATCAAGAGCGAGTCGCGCAACAGCCTGAGCATCATCTACGTGTGGCTGAAATGGGGCACGGACCTCAATGCCGCGCAGTCGCTGGTGCAGCAGCAGGTGGCGTTCGCGATGTCGTCGGTGCCGAAGACGCTCGGCGTGTTGCCGCCCTTCGTGCTGCAATACGATCCCTCGAACGCGCCCGTCATCCAGATCGCGGTGCACGGGGGCGGGCTCAGCGGGCCGCAGCTCTACGATTTCGCGGTGAACACCGTGGAGCCCATCATCGAGGGCATCCCCGGCGTCGCCAGCGCCTCGCCCAACGGCGGGCGCGAGCGGCAGATCAACGTGGTCGTCGACCCGATGCGCGCGCAGGCGAGGGGCGTGACCTCGGGCGAGATCGCGGCCGCGGTGGACAAGGCGAACGCGCTCTTGCCCTCGGGCCGCATGATGGCGCCGGGCTTCGAGGCGAACGTGTACACGAACGCGGTGGCGCCGCGGGTCGGCGACATCGGCGAGGCCGTGGTGAAGGTGGTCGATGGGCACCCGGTGCTGGTCCGCGACGTCGCCAACGTCGAGGATGGGGGCACGCTGCCCACGCAGTTCGTGGCGATCGACGGCCAGCCCGCGGTGTACCTGAACGTGCTGCGCATCCCGGGGGGAAACACGGTCGCGATCGTGGACCAGATCCGCGAGGCGCTCGCGAACCTGCCCGACATGCCGCCCGGCCTCGCCGTGCAGCCGATCTTCGATCAGTCGACGTTCGTGAAGGGGGCGGTGAAGGGGCTCGGGCGCGAGATCGTGCAAGCGCTCTTCCTCATCGCCGGGGTCATCCTGCTGTTCTTGCAGAGCGGGCGCTCGGTGCTCATCGCGGCCATCTCGGTGCCGCTGAGCTTCGCCGCCATTCTGATCGTCCTGTACACGACCGGGCAGTCGCTCAATGCGTTCACGCTCGGCGGGCTGACGCTCGCGATGGGGCCGCTCGTCGACATCTCGGTGGTCGTGCTCGAGTCGATCCACAAGCGCAGGCAGGCCGGCGACGACGACGCGACGGCGGCCCTGCGCGGGGCGAACCTCGTCGCCGGGCCCGCGCTCGCGGCCTCGCTGTGCACGATGGCCGTGCTCCTGCCCATCGTCCTGCTCACGGGGCTCGCGAAGAAGCTGTTCACGCCGCTCGCGCTCACCGTGGCCTCGGCCATGGTGGCCGGCTATCTCGTGAGCATGCTGGTGACGCCCGTGGCGTGCCGGTATCTGCTCGGCCACGGCGAGCCGGGCCGGATTGCGCGCGCTCTCGAGCGATTCGTCGAGCGCCTCTCGAACGGATATGCCTCGGCCCTCGGCCGGGCGCTCGGCCAGCGGGGCGCGATCGTGGGGGCGGCGGCCGTGCTCGTGGTCGCCAGCATCTACGGCGCGACCAAGCTCCCGAGCGCGTTCTTCCCCGAGATCGACGAATCGATGGAGCGCGCTTACGTGCGCGTCGCGCCCGGCACCTCGCTCGAGGAGTCGACGCGGATCTTTCAGGAGATCGGCCAGGCGCTGCGCGAGGAGCTGCCGAAGGGCGAGGTCGAGCTGGTGCTCATGAACGTGGGCGCGCCGAGCAAGGCACGGGCGAAGATGAACAGCCCGAACGCCGGGCCCCACATGGGCTTTCTGCGCGTCGCGCTGGCCCCGCCCGAGAAGCGCAAGCATTCGCAGCGCGAGATCGCGGACAAGATGCGGTCGGTGATCGCGCGGCGCTTCCCCGGCGTGGAGGTCTTGCAGGCGCCCGGCGGGCTCGTGGCCAGCGTCTTCTCGAATGGCTACATGGCGCCGCTCGCCGTCGAGGTGCAGGGCGACAACCTCGAGGAGCTCGACGCCCACGCCCGCGCCGTCGCGGAGGTCGCGCGCGAGGTGCCGGGGGTGCGCGACATCTATCCGAGCTTGCAGCTCGATTACCCCGAGCTGCGCGTGGCGACCGACCGGCAGCAGGCGGGCCTCGTGGGCGTGACGGCGCGCGCGGCGGCGCAGACGACGCTGGAGGCGACGCTCGGCAACGTCAATGCGCCCTCGGTGTGGGTCGACGGCTCGAATGGGCAGTCGTATTACGTGGTCACCGCCTACGACCGCGGCATCATCACCGACCCGGAGCGGCTGCGCGAGGTGCCGATCCGGGCCACGGCCGCGGGCGCCGTCAATCTCGGCAGCTACGGCACGATCGAGCGGGCGGCGGGGCCCATCTCGATCGAGCGCAACCACCTGCAGCGCGTGGCCCACGTCTTCATGCAGACCGAGGGGCGCGATCTCGGCACGACCGCCGCCGAGCTGGAGGAGCGGCTGAAGACGGACCCGCGCACGAAGGGCGTGCGCTTCGCGATGGCGGGCCAGGTCGAGCTGATGCGCAGCACCTTCTCCGGTCTCGGCGTGGCGCTCGCCCTGGCGGTGATGGTGGTGTTCATGATCATGACCACCCAGTTCAAATCGCTGCGCTTGCCGCTCGTCATGCTGTTCACCATTCCGGCGTGCCTGGTCGGCATCGTGGCGGCCCTGCTCGGCGCGCGCGAGGGCCTGTCCATCCCGGCCATGATGGGGATCTTGATGGTCATCGGCATTGCGGTGTCGAACGGCATCCTGCTCGTCGACCACGCCAATCGCGCGTTCCAGGACGGCAAGGACGCGGTGACGGCGGCGATCGAGGCCGGGCGGGCGCGCTTCACGCCGATCGCGATGACCAGCCTCGCGACCATCATCAGCCTCTTGCCGACGGCCATCGGCCTCGAGCACGGCACCGAGTCGAATCGCCCGCTCGCCCTCGCGGTCACGGGCGGCCTCGCCTCGTCCACCGTGCTGTCGCTCTTTCTCGTGCCCGCGATGTTCGTCTTCTTCGCGAAACGCTCGTCCGAGGCGCCACTGCCGCAAGAATGA
- a CDS encoding efflux RND transporter periplasmic adaptor subunit has translation MGRFDRRVIGVLGGAVLVTLAAGAALLARAQATDTTALAAQPKGVTAVPAHEATYRPTRRFVGTLEPWQEAKIGPQLVSAYVSTVLVRPGDAVKRGQVLATLDCRNAAAANQRVAMQARALDEKQKALASESARVQGLAGDGFVSKNEAEQKAAQSAAAEAQLQALRAELTGKALEVSDCVLRAPFDGEITRRTIDPGSFVRPGAALLTMVDRSLVRVTADVPEVDFGAVAPGSEVKVRVLATGHELLARVSRRSPAADPATRTLHVEIDVPDPTRSLPVGTTADVHAEVGAAQAAAEVPLRAATVRGSKATVFVVEGNVARAVTVRALGESGKSLFIEPQLPPGSLVVVEGRAQLRNGDPVRVKVEGAAAPVPTLKPASATQEPGGPVR, from the coding sequence ATGGGCAGGTTCGATCGACGCGTGATCGGGGTTCTCGGGGGCGCGGTGCTCGTGACGCTCGCGGCGGGCGCGGCGCTCCTGGCGAGGGCGCAGGCGACGGACACGACGGCGCTCGCGGCGCAGCCGAAGGGCGTGACGGCGGTCCCGGCGCACGAGGCCACCTACCGGCCGACGCGCCGGTTCGTGGGCACGCTCGAGCCGTGGCAGGAGGCGAAGATCGGCCCGCAGCTCGTGTCGGCGTACGTGTCGACGGTGCTGGTGCGGCCCGGCGACGCCGTCAAGCGGGGGCAGGTGCTCGCGACCCTCGATTGCCGCAATGCGGCCGCGGCCAACCAGCGCGTGGCCATGCAGGCGCGGGCGCTCGACGAGAAGCAGAAGGCCCTGGCGAGCGAGTCCGCGCGTGTACAGGGCCTCGCGGGGGACGGGTTCGTGTCGAAGAACGAGGCGGAGCAGAAGGCGGCGCAGAGCGCGGCGGCGGAGGCGCAGCTCCAGGCGCTGCGGGCAGAGCTGACGGGCAAGGCGCTCGAGGTGAGCGACTGCGTGCTGCGCGCGCCCTTCGACGGGGAGATCACGCGGCGGACCATCGATCCGGGCTCGTTCGTGAGGCCGGGCGCGGCGCTCCTCACCATGGTCGATCGCAGCCTCGTCCGCGTGACGGCCGACGTGCCCGAGGTCGACTTCGGGGCCGTGGCGCCCGGCAGCGAGGTGAAGGTGCGCGTCCTGGCGACGGGGCACGAGCTTCTCGCGCGGGTCTCGCGGCGCTCGCCTGCGGCAGACCCCGCGACCCGCACCCTGCACGTCGAGATCGACGTGCCCGACCCGACGCGCTCGCTGCCCGTGGGGACCACGGCCGATGTCCACGCCGAGGTCGGCGCGGCGCAGGCCGCGGCCGAGGTCCCGCTGCGCGCGGCCACGGTGCGGGGATCCAAGGCGACGGTGTTCGTGGTCGAGGGCAACGTCGCCCGCGCGGTGACCGTGCGGGCGCTCGGCGAGTCGGGCAAGAGCCTGTTCATCGAGCCCCAGCTCCCGCCCGGATCGCTCGTCGTGGTCGAGGGCAGGGCGCAGCTCCGCAACGGCGACCCGGTGCGCGTGAAGGTCGAGGGGGCGGCGGCGCCCGTGCCGACCTTGAAGCCGGCCTCGGCCACGCAGGAGCCGGGGGGGCCGGTTCGATGA
- a CDS encoding TolC family protein gives MLGSRWARRWPLTALVALGLSMGPRSASAKEPAAGVRGARTRAVTLREAIAYAQGHSPGLLSVRARVRAAQAAAEVPRAQWLPSVGGTAQIVGATVNNSTATILSNPRVDLPRIGATPLSPEPSFVPHASTLVAVGVRQEIFDFGRIAAQAAALDAQAELERQRGEGARLDVVLQVTEGYLAVRAAKAILEAASEAAARAAQHREAARAAVDAGMRSQVDLARADAEVARFEVAKVRAEGSLATAQAVFAALVGVPEAALDAADAEAEEPAPPPLEALLDRARGGSAEVREAQARIEVARAETRAAAALMRPDVFLTAAISGRAGGAPPSSGSTVGGAGFAPIVPNWDVGLVLSVPIYDPVTSARRDALREAEAVHVAGLEATRATQAAEVRRAYLGVVAARAELGALERAAVAARANHAQAEARFKAGLGTVLELVDAEALRVEAEVQRAVGELGAARARARLDRSIAEAK, from the coding sequence ATGCTTGGTTCGAGGTGGGCCCGACGATGGCCCCTGACGGCGCTGGTCGCGCTGGGCCTGTCGATGGGGCCGCGCTCGGCGTCGGCGAAGGAGCCGGCGGCGGGGGTGCGGGGGGCGAGGACGCGGGCGGTCACGCTGCGGGAGGCGATCGCCTACGCGCAGGGGCACAGCCCGGGGCTCCTGTCGGTGCGGGCGAGGGTGCGCGCGGCGCAGGCCGCGGCCGAGGTGCCGAGGGCGCAGTGGCTGCCGTCCGTGGGGGGCACGGCGCAGATCGTGGGCGCGACGGTGAACAACTCGACGGCGACGATCCTGTCGAACCCGCGCGTCGATCTGCCCCGGATCGGCGCGACGCCCCTCTCGCCCGAGCCGAGCTTCGTGCCCCACGCCTCGACGCTGGTCGCGGTGGGCGTGCGGCAGGAGATCTTCGATTTCGGGCGCATCGCGGCGCAGGCGGCGGCGCTCGACGCGCAGGCCGAGCTCGAGCGGCAGCGCGGGGAGGGGGCGCGGCTCGACGTGGTCCTGCAGGTGACCGAGGGGTATCTCGCGGTCCGCGCGGCGAAGGCCATCCTGGAGGCGGCGAGCGAGGCGGCGGCGCGCGCGGCGCAGCATCGGGAGGCGGCGCGCGCAGCGGTCGACGCGGGCATGCGATCGCAGGTGGATCTGGCGCGCGCGGACGCGGAGGTGGCGCGGTTCGAGGTGGCCAAGGTGCGGGCCGAGGGCTCGCTCGCGACCGCGCAGGCGGTGTTCGCCGCGCTCGTGGGCGTGCCGGAGGCGGCGCTCGACGCGGCCGACGCGGAGGCCGAGGAGCCCGCGCCGCCGCCGCTGGAGGCGCTGCTCGACAGGGCGCGGGGCGGTAGCGCCGAGGTGCGCGAGGCGCAGGCGCGGATCGAGGTCGCGCGGGCCGAGACGCGCGCGGCCGCGGCGCTGATGCGTCCGGATGTCTTCTTGACGGCGGCGATCTCGGGGCGCGCGGGCGGAGCTCCGCCGTCGAGCGGGTCGACCGTGGGGGGCGCGGGGTTCGCGCCGATCGTGCCGAACTGGGACGTGGGTCTCGTGCTGAGCGTCCCGATCTACGACCCGGTGACCTCGGCCCGCCGCGACGCGCTGCGCGAGGCCGAGGCGGTGCACGTGGCGGGGCTCGAGGCGACGCGGGCGACGCAGGCGGCGGAGGTGCGGCGGGCGTATCTGGGCGTCGTGGCCGCGCGGGCGGAGCTGGGGGCGCTCGAGCGCGCGGCCGTGGCGGCGAGGGCGAACCACGCGCAGGCGGAGGCGCGCTTCAAGGCGGGGCTCGGCACGGTGCTCGAGCTGGTCGACGCCGAGGCGCTGCGGGTCGAGGCCGAGGTGCAGCGGGCGGTCGGAGAGCTGGGGGCGGCGAGGGCGCGGGCGCGGCTCGATCGCTCGATTGCGGAGGCGAAGTGA